DNA sequence from the Vicia villosa cultivar HV-30 ecotype Madison, WI linkage group LG3, Vvil1.0, whole genome shotgun sequence genome:
aatataggcactaatttattgttttttgatttggtttggtttcaaTACAGGTGCTAAAATAACTAGGTATAATGCACTGGAAAAATGAAAAACTTAAGCAATGACGAAGTTGTGTATGAGACaacaataaaaaatttgaaatgtGGGTAGTGAAAAATCAGTATCTGCAACTCAAGTTCAACCTTTTGATCACATAAAATTAATCTGATAAATTTTTACTATCCAAAAGTAGATGGATTATTTTTAATGGAATTTATAATGAACGTATTACTTTCACTTTCACACTACATGTAGTTAACTTTATTTGTGGTATGGGCCCTTTAATTTATTATAAGACATAAAATCTATAGGGactattttgaaagattttgtctATATGGCTTGTTCAAATATTTGACAACTATAAAGGCATACAGGCATGttactaatttttttattataataagtgTCTGTTATGTCTTAAAATAAATTTCTATTTAGAATATCAATACCCTTAAttataaattttcatatttttcaactACTCTaccattatttataatatttttataaataatacaaattttatcattaatattaactaatttaattattttttaagaatCGCGCAGAGGTCAAATAAGATAATTATCTCTGTTTTTTATAATAAgttattttagacttttcacaaatgtaaaaaaaaaattattgtacaAAAATGAGAAGTTATGAAAAATTTTATAAAAGATAAATTCACATAattgaaaaaaagtgaaaataataaatatttaaagatattatgaaaaaatataattaattattcattaaaatagtaaaataatttatatttaaatataatttttttttcaaaatgacttataataaaaaatggaagaGAATATTTATTATTAGGAAAATGCTAATCAATGCCCTTAGAATaatggttaagactttaaaatagtaaatttgtcTCGGCAATCTGTGCATTTAATGTCTTGAAAATtaaagggaaaagctaacatgtgccccaaaggcacaagttaatgagatatttatggaaatatttttttgaaagccGTGTATTCAAtatatcgaaactttaaatatgactttattacatttaattacatttaactttttctaattatggTATCCTTAGCACGTGCCCATAggacacatgttagcatgacccaaaattaaaatattaaattttatgtaaactattttctttttttaaaaacattatgGAACTgaccattattattattagtatgagACGGGCGAGTAACAAATAACATCTCCATGTGATGTGTTTTTTGTTTGGCAGGCTGCCTTGATGGATAAGTTCATCATAAATTCCTGAATGCAGGCTGCCTTGATGGATACGTTCTTCATAAAATATCACTTCAACTATGGATAAGTTTCAGGATCAAACAATAAGTAAAATGTGTCTTGGTTTATCTTCATCATATTTATAGAAAAATGTGCATTTGTAATGACAACGTGTTCTTCATTTTAACCATCATTATTTATAGAAAAACGTGTATTTGCAATGACTACGTGTTCGTCATTTTAACCATCATTATTTATAGAACAATGTGCATTTGCAATGACAACTTGTTCTTCATTTTCCTGTCAGGCCACTTGGTCATCTACAATAGTTAAGGGATTCAAATTTTTTGATACACTAAAAATATATAGAAACTCCACaacacaaaaaattaaaaaaaaaattatatttttgagtCAAACTTCCAATAAATATTTTTGGttacataaaaacaaaaattataatttcaaaaagTAAATGCATGCAGTGTCAGTTGCAAGAATGTTGTTTAGTTtgcattttgaaatatttatagattttttaaaattttttttatgttatttacaatttaaatcaaataaaattttaaattatagattgacttttaaaattaaaaaagaatctCCAAATTATTTAAGACAatcttaaatttatattttttgtattgatGAATCAAGAAGACCTACTACTTCTATCGATGATTCAAAAAGACCTATATGAGACTCCCAGCAAAATTCCAAAGGaatgattttttattcattttgacTATGAAATTAGAGTGATACACcaggaaaaaaataaatttttatttaattaaatatttaaagttgTAAAACATCTTCACTTCAATCTCTAGTTTCCAACACAGTACTAACAAGCATAATATTAAAGCAAACAACACACTCAACTAAATCATTGATAAATGAAAAGTAGCAATTTCAAATATCACCATAGAAGAACTTCTTGAAAAGCTCCAAATGTGCATTCTGAAAATGCAAACACACAAGAATAGATCCATCTCCATCAGGACTAAGAAGAATCACTGCCCTATCATGCGGAGACACATAAGCTATTCCAAAATAAACAGGCTTTCCCCATCCAAAATCAGCTTCATAAACAGGCATACTCATCCAACTAGTTAAATGAAAATTAGGATTCCCAAAATATGGAATATTCTCACCTTCACCTAAAAACAAAGCCCTTGCATCATCCAAATGTTCAAATCCCCTAATAACATCAATTTGTGACCTTATAAATTCATCTGTTACAATCTCACTAGCTTCCCTTATCATTTGTGAAACATAACCTAATGGCTTTGATGTGATTTCTCCAACATACCCTTTTGCTGCTGTTTGTGTCAAAGCATTCCCAAAATAGTTTTTAGGAAGATTTGGAATCATCCTTGTTCTAACATCAGCATTGAATCTAACAACACTTTCTTGATTCTCTTCAAGCTCACGTGCCTTAGATGCACATCTCCATAAATGTGCACCAATTGCCTCATATCTACTAAAAGCCCTTGACCCTTTTTTCTTCATTGCTAGAATATCATTTTCATTGGCTTTTATCTTCAGCTTATCAACTTGTTCTGGTGAGAGTCTCAACAATGTTGCTgaagtttttttctttctttcttcacttGTGTCTTCTCTTCCAAGAATGAGAGGTAGTGGCTTTAACTCCATGTGCTCAAAACAAGGTGCCAAAGGAGTGTGTGAAAATTTGAGTAATGTTCTATCAAGAAAGGGACGTAACTCATTAGCCTCA
Encoded proteins:
- the LOC131662458 gene encoding hydroxycinnamoyl-CoA:piscidic acid hydroxycinnamoyltransferase-like; the encoded protein is MVTITASYTVIPNEPTPHGRLWLSDIDQVVRMRHTPTIYIYKPYQNPENAIETLKTSLSKILVQYYPMAGRLCYTEGARLELNLNAKGAILLEAQTSKTIHDYGDFSPSDSTKELVPVMDYNQPIEDIPLFVVQLTRFQNNEGFAIGVAFFHPLSDGLGAIRFINSWAKIARGETLEANELRPFLDRTLLKFSHTPLAPCFEHMELKPLPLILGREDTSEERKKKTSATLLRLSPEQVDKLKIKANENDILAMKKKGSRAFSRYEAIGAHLWRCASKARELEENQESVVRFNADVRTRMIPNLPKNYFGNALTQTAAKGYVGEITSKPLGYVSQMIREASEIVTDEFIRSQIDVIRGFEHLDDARALFLGEGENIPYFGNPNFHLTSWMSMPVYEADFGWGKPVYFGIAYVSPHDRAVILLSPDGDGSILVCLHFQNAHLELFKKFFYGDI